Proteins co-encoded in one Aethina tumida isolate Nest 87 chromosome 7, icAetTumi1.1, whole genome shotgun sequence genomic window:
- the LOC109601242 gene encoding titin isoform X1, with amino-acid sequence MELDDRKTDQQLTSNMGSVLTSPNDKTETGDSTPTSSTDASTKTKESGSVPDDPISSTSSEAPLVKVSEMSKNEDPCLSDDSDQDLLENISGEKITEDVEDLVHDLESLLEKSTDSFNISNIRSNRSSTSDKAQIEAVDSRIINDLGDYVKNKEEPATPLDEKALSQSEDASSTPTDEPDKAASQEIKISPIIPQDTKDDISSMSEEVHGTVAEPDSQQEDKYNEVIVEEPNDEEKVEEEKVSESVEITEIQSDAQCGEDITSDPVVEEPQEIKEPTEINKSSIEEAAEVQEVVSENLMKIAEIKSSEMDDNKEVDEKPNEPTIIVAESSEDAKIEQVYELVGESQNDGANTKDTLESESVVQDIDQDASKASSDSAPEECSSTEIVENNVQEINEITEVFQNEQVSNVAPSNASTLMEVDDESSSVAETSKTEVSDDQITKPELMESTELISDAGTINEEVQEVSENEVHKVLMEVEESKESVLTSSEINPVVQSIDKIECEMNEVEQNREQNVTSESMEDYKEIENNPVKSEDVNNDVVQEEEKDQEQISALEIQENVTQEALNSEDKSEELDETNIIDKESDLKAQDVTNNVGDVLQESTTVEEKTEMSTEEVGETPGDLVTENSQENIVEDKELEKEIPKEISATDKELIKIGDTKEISTHTPEEINETFLGTSENKIDASEETFKEELPQLSDISHECSNSLGASEQLVNTESNKNSETVIANDERDKQVEKETVAEESLDQEIPVYSKLETNSEYIESVESTELSKPEPSKLPANTLIDNDSEIEDFPVLQLSPPDDLVTEFPDTAKLKEEKFEEDIAVNEEVQKSSIPSETQEADVPKTVLTEELIDQKIAHGIKTILETTPPGTPLFKKEDFIKELISKIFGDDSPNDSLIKQIHDKLQEQLHQMFPLQVEELDKKEVVSESEREQIAEELIEKEEVSESDNVKVEEGLIQKETAVDPDPKDLLDKESVPESDVVPIAEDPPMEEKSQANIINTLVKDSNISHETLEHQELPDETASVAPFAGESDKSIVVQEAIRPKLIEEPCLRNQQAKSLFDTPNSSEANSPLVTESIEAPETIDSQDVKIHKHLVAHVKENDSNVLDNHTDESVFPASEVVSSQDLETQQAVESLKNICDNEPQVESSGSFMDTTDMNNSFNEIPSASNQEFDVSPDTSEVEKNSQDIDETQILTRAANAAKLRQGKLHKSEPSLEKPLSISVEETKEVKHYSPKLIIKPLKVPDEEISTTSNLELEPREPLKMTITKQSDKMHSILKIYNPNESMDQEVDSPEQTVPKLIIKTKQDQQSSPKMATRSSKAAYNSPTSSTQSRSSSPRVTAKAEAVSPFKITIKQPVKEESKQKHSPKLIIKPVVKTDDDMKEEKSPKLNIKPIRPPDEIEQVHSPKIRIKPIPKPEDVSEGPHTPRLNIKPVKRQDNEKQTEETPQKSSPKVTIKPVVKPPEADVPKNDDEEVKERIVLKINKGNLTTPSKESRKREHSEEKSEKLKKIKLKFSKEGTPHIVQQVSDESGKRSSDEFEGESPDKAKKLKADEAKESESNVATPVMRVVEQNVEVKHETVVPATSESVPADMATPKSAQVTPTPRKRGRPRKQPIEPTPEPPAETATPPSDVEALAKLAETPQPAATETGRPKRSCRGVSVCDTLGIKPRKPRGGKARGAARGQGQSRATPMKPAKETKLSKARLKLLEKSAKEALEAQGQSNVAESAVAGDSSKQEQSETVRKTDDCIGPLSEFSGNPVPSVADPVCIDLTAEDTSSNEVTSTQLTEVGRGTSTETPVTNLEEKLPHLEISGAANLDGASTSNTLPEIAMFEEETRMSAEANSRAQTPAKQVMVSTPMEVEESQSSIQSTATVESGKTPASKANKGSRLEVHHDPDQNIISADQLAEYHWNGNGPFMLQEQVAQFLGIKSFKRKYPNIQRRFVDMQERDFIRESALASEAMCDLGLTAVHSADILDIMYSDFQEKYEEYCKHQRDRQTKELINKQRALSLAATQEKNKLDITEQAISSAASWNANFNKMRKEQRKASMDLQTLTVHYPKGKIKQINKGKIGNYPVSLVPGQFTDFYQEYTPTEINNLPINTMCYDPINYNDSDESESSGSESESESSDTDSSSSESCSGDDDCKMCVKSQYHQTVKKAAATSTK; translated from the exons ATGGAGCTGGACGACCGAAAAACTGATCAGCAGCTAACCTCAAACATGGGTAGCGTATTGACTTCGCCTAATGATAAAACTGAAACAGGAGATTCCACACCGACCTCGTCCACCGACGCTTCCACCAAGACGAAGGAGTCGGGATCGG ttccagATGATCCTATAAGTAGCACATCTTCCGAGGCACCGCTTGTTAAAGTGTCAGAAATGTCCAAAAATGAGGACCCGTGCCTCTCGGATGACTCCGATCAGGATCTGTTGGAAAACATATCCGGCGAAAAGATCACTGAAGATGTGGAAGATTTAGTCCACGATTTGGAAAGTCTCCTCGAAAAATCAACCgactcatttaatatatccaatataagGAGCAACAGATCATCGACCAGCGATAAAGCACAGATCGAAGCGGTCGATAGTAGAATAATAAACGATTTGGGCGATTATGTAAAGAACAAAGAGGAACCAGCAACACCTTTAG ATGAGAAGGCGCTTAGTCAGTCTGAGGATGCTTCTTCAACACCAACAGATGAACCTGATAAAGCTGCCTctcaggaaattaaaatttcacccATTATTCCTCAGGACACTAAGGATGATATTTCGTCTATGTCCGAAGAGGTTCACGGCACTGTAGCGGAACCTGATAGTCAACAAGAGGACAAGTACAATGAGGTGATTGTGGAAGAACCTAATGATGAGGAGAAAGTGGAGGAAGAGAAAGTCTCAGAATCAGttgaaattactgaaattcAAAGCGATGCTCAGTGCGGAGAGGATATTACATCAGATCCGGTTGTGGAAGAACCTCAAGAGATTAAAGAACccactgaaattaataaaagttcaaTAGAAGAAGCTGCTGAGGTTCAAGAGGTAGTATCAGaaaatctaatgaaaattGCAGAAATTAAGTCTTCGGAAATGGACGATAATAAAGAAGTAGATGAAAAACCTAATGAACCAACAATTATTGTGGCGGAATCTTCTGAGGATGCTAAAATTGAACAAGTATATGAGTTGGTTGGTGAATCTCAGAATGATGGTGCAAACACAAAAGACACTTTGGAAAGTGAGAGTGTAGTGCAAGACATTGACCAGGATGCTTCTAAGGCATCTAGTGATAGTGCACCTGAAGAGTGTAGTTCTActgaaattgttgaaaataatgtacAAGAGATAAATGAAATTACAGAAGTTTTCCAGAATGAGCAGGTTTCCAATGTTGCTCCTTCTAATGCTTCAACACTAATGGAAGTAGATGATGAGTCCAGTTCAGTAGCTGAAACATCTAAAACTGAAGTTTCTGATGACCAAATTACGAAACCAGAGTTAATGGAATCAACAGAATTAATTTCTGATGCAGGAACAATAAATGAGGAAGTACAAGAAGTAAGTGAGAATGAGGTACACAAAGTTTTAATGGAAGTTGAAGAAAGCAAAGAGTCAGTATTGACTAGTTCAGAAATTAATCCTGTGGTTCAAAGTATTGACAAAATAGAATGTGAAATGAATGAAGTGGAGCAAAATAGAGAACAGAATGTGACAAGTGAATCAATGGAAGATTACAAAGAAATAGAGAACAATCCTGTAAAATCTGAAGATGTAAACAATGATGTGGTTCAGGAGGAAGAAAAAGATCAAGAGCAGATTTCTGCACTAGAAATTCAAGAAAATGTCACTCAAGAAGCTTTGAATTCAGAAGACAAGTCAGAAGAATTAgatgaaacaaatattattgataaagaGTCAGATTTGAAAGCCCAGGATGTAACTAATAATGTTGGGGATGTGCTCCAAGAGTCTACAACAGTTGAAGAAAAGACTGAGATGTCAACAGAAGAAGTAGGGGAAACCCCTGGTGATTTAGTAACTGAAAATTCTCAAGAAAATATAGTAGAAGATAAAGAACTTGAAAAAGAAATACCTAAAGAAATTTCTGCAACTGACAaagaattgataaaaattggaGATACCAAAGAAATATCAACTCACACGCCagaagaaattaatgaaacttttTTGGGAACTtcggaaaataaaattgacgcAAGTGAAGAAACGTTTAAGGAAGAACTTCCACAATTGTCAGATATTTCACATGAATGTTCCAATTCTCTTGGGGCATCAGAACAACTTGTAAATACAGAATCCAACAAAAATTCAGAAACTGTAATTGCCAATGACGAACGCGATAAACAAGTTGAAAAAGAAACCGTTGCTGAAGAATCATTGGATCAAGAAATTCCAGTATATAGTAAATTGGAGACGAATAGTGAGTACATTGAGTCAGTTGAAAGTACTGAGCTTTCAAAACCTGAACCTTCAAAGCTTCCCGCTAATACTTTGATAGATAATGATTCGGAGATTGAAGATTTTCCTGTTTTGCAATTAAGCCCCCCAGATGATTTGGTAACAGAATTTCCAGATACTGCAAAACTTAAAGAGGAGAAATTTGAGGAGGATATTGCTGTTAATGAAGAAGTTCAAAAATCCAGTATTCCTTCAGAAACACAAGAAGCTGATGTACCAAAAACCGTCCTAACGGAGGAATTAATTGATCAAAAAATAGCGCATGGTATCAAGACAATATTGGAAACAACGCCACCAGGGActcctttatttaaaaaggaagattttattaaagaattaatttcaaaaatatttggtgATGATTCCCCTAatgactcattaataaaacaaattcatgATAAATTACAGGAGCAACTCCACCAAATGTTCCCACTACAAGTGGAGGaattagataaaaaagaaGTTGTTTCAGAGTCTGAAAGAGAGCAAATAGCTGAAGAATTAATTGAGAAAGAGGAAGTTTCAGAATCTGATAATGTGAAAGTAGAGGAAGGATTAATTCAAAAAGAAACTGCAGTGGATCCAGACCCAAaagatttattagataaagAATCTGTACCTGAATCTGATGTAGTCCCAATAGCAGAAGACCCTCCAATGGAAGAGAAAAGTCaagcaaatattattaacacacTTGTAAAAGACTCCAACATATCACATGAGACTTTGGAACATCAAGAGCTACCAGATGAAACAGCATCAGTAGCTCCATTTGCAGGAGAATCAGATAAATCAATAGTTGTTCAAGAAGCAATACGTCCGAAATTAATAGAAGAACCTTGCTTAAGAAATCAACAAGCAAAAAGCTTATTTGACACACCAAATAGTTCCGAGGCAAATTCTCCCTTGGTTACAGAAAGTATCGAGGCTCCGGAAACCATCGACTCTCAAGATGTTAAGATTCACAAACATCTGGTTGCACATGTTAAAGAGAATGATTCTAATGTACTTGATAATCACACAGATGAATCAGTGTTTCCAGCTTCTGAAGTTGTTTCCAGTCAAGATTTGGAAACTCAACAAGCGGTGGAAAGTTTAAAGAACATTTGTGATAATGAGCCACAAGTTGAAAGCTCTGGAAGCTTCATGGACACAACAGATATGAACAACtcatttaatgaaattccAAGTGCTAGTAATCAGGAATTTGACGTTTCGCCTGATACTTCTGAAGTTGAAAAAAATAGTCAAGACATCGACGAGACACAAATTTTGACAAGAGCGGCAAATGCAGCTAAATTGAGGCAAGGAAAGTTGCACAAGAGCGAACCGTCACTGGAGAAGCCACTATCAATTTCGGTAGAAGAAACCAAGGAGGTGAAACATTATAGTccgaaattgattattaagcCTCTTAAAGTTCCAGATGAGGAAATCAGCACTACTAGTAACTTGGAATTGGAGCCAAGGGAGCCCTTGAAAATGACAATTACGAAACAATCAGATAAAATGCATTCcatattaaagatttataatCCCAATGAAAGTATGGATCAAGAAGTAGATAGTCCAGAACAAACAGTACcgaagttaataattaaaacgaagCAAGATCAACAATCAAGTCCCAAAATGGCGACTAGAAGCTCTAAAGCTGCTTACAATTCTCCCACTAGTTCCACTCAGTCTAGATCCTCTAGTCCAAGAGTAACTGCCAAGGCTGAAGCTGTAAGTCCAttcaaaattactattaaacaaccTGTGAAGGAAGAGTCGAAACAAAAACACAGCcctaaattgattattaaaccCGTGGTGAAAACCGATGACGACATGAAGGAAGAAAAGAGCCCCAAGCTAAACATCAAACCGATAAGACCGCCTGATGAAATAGAACAAGTGCACAGCCCTAAAATTAGGATCAAACCGATTCCCAAGCCCGAAGACGTATCGGAGGGGCCGCACACTCCACGGTTGAACATCAAACCGGTCAAGAGACAGGACAATGAGAAACAAACGGAGGAAACACCACAAAAGTCCAGCCCGAAAGTCACAATAAAACCGGTGGTCAAACCACCAGAGGCCGATGTGCCGAAGAACGACGACGAAGAAGTGAAAGAACGTATCGTTCTGAAAATCAACAAGGGCAACTTAACCACCCCGTCAAAGGAGTCGCGCAAGAGGGAACATTCCGaggaaaaatctgaaaaattgaaaaagatcaaattgaaattttccaAAGAGGGTACACCGCACATTGTGCAGCAAGTGTCTGATGAATCCGGCAAGAGATCATCTGACGAATTTGAAGGCGAATCACCGGACAAAGCAAAAAAGTTGAAGGCCGATGAGGCCAAAGAGTCTGAATCGAATGTTGCCACTCCCGTCATGAGGGTCGTGGAACAGAATGTGGAGGTGAAACATGAGACTGTGGTGCCAGCTACATCAGAATCTGTACCAGCAg ATATGGCGACGCCGAAATCGGCACAGGTAACGCCGACGCCCCGTAAACGTGGCCGTCCCAGGAAGCAGCCGATTGAACCGACGCCGGAACCGCCCGCCGAGACCGCCACCCCGCCCTCTGATGTCGAAGCGTTAGCCAAATTGGCCGAGACGCCGCAGCCAGCCGCCACGGAAACTGGCAGGCCGAAGCGCAGCTGTCGTGGCGTTTCGGTATGCGACACGCTGGGCATCAAGCCGAGGAAACCAAGGGGTGGCAAGGCGAGGGGCGCAGCCAGAGGCCAGGGCCAGAGCAGAGCGACACCCATGAAACCGGCTAAG GAGACGAAGCTGAGTAAAGCCCGCTTGAAGTTGTTGGAGAAGAGCGCCAAGGAAGCTTTAGAAGCGCAGGGACAAAGTAATGTTGCCGAATCAGCGGTCGCGGGGGATTCATCGAAGCAGGAACAATCGGAGACTGTGAGAAAGACGGACGATTGCATCGGACCTTTGTCGGAGTTCAGCGGTAATCCCGTACCGTCCGTGGCCGATCCAGTCTGCATCGATTTGACTGCAGAAGACACATCCTCCAATGAAGTTACCTCTACCCAGCTTACAGAGGTTGGTCGTGGCACTTCGACCGAAACTCCGGTGACAAACTTGGAAGAGAAGCTTCCGCATTTGGAGATTTCTGGTGCGGCCAATTTAGATGGTGCTTCTACGTCTAACACGTTGCCGGAGATCGCGATGTTCGAGGAGGAGACTAGAATGAGTGCCGAGGCTAATAGCAGAGCACAAACTCCAGCCAAAcag GTGATGGTATCGACTCCGATGGAAGTAGAGGAATCCCAAAGTTCGATTCAGAGTACTGCGACCGTAGAGAGCGGCAAAACACCCGCTTCAAAAGCCAACAAGGGATCCCGGCTGGAAGTGCACCATGATCCCGACCAGAACATAATTTCCGCCGATCAACTCGCCGAGTATCACTGGAACGGCAACGGTCCGTTTATGTTACAAGAACAGGTGGCTCAATTCCTGGGCATAAAATCGTTTAAGAGGAAGTATCCGAATATCCAGCGGAGATTCGTCGACATGCAAGAACGTGACTTTATAAGAGAGAGTGCTCTCGCATCGGAAGCGATGTGTGATCTTGGACTGACTGCGGTGCATTCCGCAGATATATTAGACATAATGTATAGTGATTTTCAGGAGAAATACGAAGAATATTGTAAGCATCAAAGAGACAGACAAACTAAAgagttgattaataaacaaagggCTCTTTCATTGGCGGCGACACAGGAGAAAAATAAGCTCGATATTACAGAGCAAGCTATATCTTCGGCAGCCTCATGGAACGCCAATTTCAACAAG ATGAGAAAAGAACAGCGAAAGGCTTCCATGGACCTTCAAACATTGACTGTACATTATCCTAAGGGTAAAATAAAGCAGATAAACAAAGGAAAAATTGGAAACTATCCGGTTTCCTTGGTGCCAGGACAATTTACTGATTTCTATcag GAATACACTCCCACAGAAATTAACAACTTGCCCATAAACACAATGTGTTACGACCCCATAAATTACAATGATAGTGATGAATCGGAATCTTCCGGATCCGAGTCCGAATCAGAATCATCAGATACAGATTCTAGTTCATCTGAGTCCTGCTCAGGTGACGATGACTGTAAAATGTGTGTTAAATCGCAGTACCATCAAACAGTTAAGAAAGCTGCTGCCACATCAACTAAGTAA